atattataatgtgggtagacataaaaaattaaatactaattatcacacatatttaaaatataaataaggagaaaaaagacacatttaaagtcacatatttatatactttaattaagttaatttaCATGGAGATTGAAGtgacatgtttatatatatatatatatatatatatatatatatatatatatatatataacttgatATGGAGTCCATTTGAAATCTAATTGAATTTGTCCAACCAAGCAACTCAAGGAAAATGGAATCATGATTTGAAAGCCATCATCACCTCAAATCCAAAGATCGAATCACAACTGAAAGTTGTTGTAATGACTTGAATCTTTATTTCGAATGAATTACAAGTTAAGATATGATTAAATATTAGTTAATTaagtattattaaaaaattgatatttcagAATCAATTTGTTGAGATCTATCGAATTTAAAATAGACAATTCAATCTATTTCAGATTACATTATCCCGACAAATCCAATTAGATGAATGAGATTCTAACACGCGACAGATAAGATTGATTTCAGATTTTCTGAACTAATATGTAGTAGCCTATAAATAAAAGTTGGTTTCATTTGACTTAAAAAAATCTTTTGGTATCGTGATCTAACTTACCTAAAATACCTTCAAGTGCAATGTATATGTTAGTTGCATGCATGGACTAATTTTTCAATAATGAAATtgatattttcaagaaatttgtGGCAAAATATAATGTTTTGgtatatttgttttttaatgttaaaaatCATTATCATTATCTAGTTAAAAAATCTACCATCAAACTAACTAATTTGGAACCGATTTGGTGATATTAATATCTTACTATTTACTAAAATACTCtcaaatttcctttttttttagcTTCCGTCCAAATTTATcttcaataatacataattatttttccGATATTGTTTATAAATCATCATATCTTTGATGAACTTATCCAAATCCTTGAATTttctaataatttatttaatttgatccaaattgttgtaattattaatattttaactaaatccaaattttaaaataaagaattaTTACACTTAAATGATATATAAAAGTCAGATTATTATATAACACACCGTGTGCTGGGTATATATAGTGTTCATCACGTGCCATACTAAATTTTTTGATGTTTGataattttttcataaaaaatatatattattttaataagatATGATACATATATATTATGGATTATATAAGATTTACTGagataatttgaatttttagaTAAATTAGACATAAGctagaaaaaaagaaagaaaatgatGGAGATATATACAAATAGTATTGATAAACCACACCAACAAAGTCAGCTATCAAATATTACGTATTGTAAAACTGtagtaaatttaattatataatatagaaGTATAAATATATTATGGAATATCTAATCCaccaaattaattttataaaatgcgatgggttttttttttctcctcAATTTTTTTGCTTTCTGGGAAGATTGTagtaaatttttttctcttggTTGCAATTGGGATTTGGATCCTCTACTGTGTTGAAAACAAGTGCTGTGTATTTTTTACATGAATCATCTTGTTTAATCtgacaatattttaaatttatctcatatggtgtgATGTCCACAAGATGATCACGTGATCATCTCATGTAAAAAATACACAGCACCAAATGCTGTGTTTTCAACACAGGAGAGATCCAATCCTTGAAATTGAAAGTGGCATACAAATCGGACTTGAGTAGTGGAAACACTAAAATTCCTCCAGCAAATATAATCACAACCAACCTTGCTTTTCTCACCATCTTtgtatctctatatatatatatctagcATGATGCAGATTCTGAGATCTCCCTATACTTTCTTCCTAACAAATCTGACTCTCAAAGTTTGAGAGTTAGATAACAACAATAACAATGGAAGAAGGAGGCCAAGATCGCCGTGATGCCCACAGCGGTGTTGAAGACGACGGCGTGGTGGCAATCGAACGGGCTTTTGTGGATACCGCTATCCCGCCATGGTGGAGACAGATAACGTTCCGTGCAATGGCGACGAGTCTTCTGCTGAGCATTGTTTTCAACGTAATCGTTTTGAAATTGAACCTGACGACTGGAATTATTCCGTCGCTTAACGTGGCTGCGGGACTTCTGGGATTCGCGATGATCAAGACTTGGACGGTTCTTATCGAGAAATGCGGTCTTCTTAAGCAGCCATTTACAAGGCAGGAAAATACCGTCATACAGACGTGTGTTGTTGCATCTTCCGGCATCGCTTTTAGCAGTATGtgttgcaatatatatttacatgttatacatgtgtgtgtgtgtgtgtgtgtgtgtgttcttgtatatatttatatcatgcATGTGGTGGTTACCCTGATGGGTTATTAATTGTGTGCTTTGCAGGTGGAACAGGGAGCTATTTGCTTGGAATGAGCCCAAAGATTGCAGCTTTGGCAGATGCTGGAAATACTCCAATCAATGTGAAGCCACTCTCTCTTGGATGGATGATGGGTTTTCTCTTTGTTGTTAGCTTTGTTGGTCTATTCTCAATTGTACCTCTGAGAAAGGTTAACATGATTCCTtcttattaatttatatatgtaGTGTATGACACCCTTATGGAATAAGATATATGTATTGGttataaaatttcttaaatttgaATGTTTAGGTGATGATCTTGAAGTACAAATTGACATATCCAAGTGGAACTGCAACAGCATACCTAATCAACAGTTTCCACACCCCTAAAGGAGCGAAACTTGCAAAGAAACAGGTGTGGTcccttttcaaatcatttgttGCTAGCTTTCTGTGGGCATGCTTCAAGTGGTTTTTCGCCGCCGGCGATGGTTGTGGATTCGATAGCTTCCCTACGTTTGGTCTCCAAGCATTTAAGCAGAGGTTTGGCTTATGTTAATCATTCTTCAAACTATATGGATTCTATGATATTTTAAAGTTTCTGTATTTGCGTTTACTCTTTTCATGTGATCTGAGTGAGAACTTCATATATTAATAATGATTCTTGCAGGTTCTACTTTGATTTCTCAGCTACATATGTTGGAGTTGGTATGATTTGCCCTTACATGGTTAATGTATCACTACTTATTGGTGCCATTCTTTCTTGGGGAATAATGTGGCCTTTAATTGAATCCAAGAAAGGCAGCTGGTACAGCGCTGATCTTAAAGCAAGCAGTCTTCATGGAATTCAAGGATACAGGGTAACTTCGAAAACCGTCCTTGCGATTAGTTGCCCAAGAACTTTGATTAATGatcatttgaattttcttgaacagGTTTTTCTTGCTATTGCAATGATGCTTGGTGATGGATTATTTCATGTCGTCTACATGGTTTTAGTGACAGTTAAAAATTTTGCCAAACAACAGTCTGATAAGAAATCGCTCACGGACGACGAAGCAGATGGGCAgactgaaaattttgatgataaaAGGCGAACAGAGTACTTCTTGAAAGATCAAATCCCAAATAAAGTTGCTGTAGCTGGATACCTTATATTGGCAGGCATATCTGTTGTATTAGTACCTGTGATATTCCATCAGCTAAAATGGTATCACATCCTTTTAGCCTATACGATCGCACCGATCCTCGCCTTTTGCAACGCCTATGGTTGTGGCCTAACTGACTGGTCTCTGGCTTCAAACTACGGGAAACTCGCCATCCTTATTTTCAGCTCATGGGTCGGCGAAGAACATGGAGGGGTTCTTGCTGGGCTTGTTTCCTGTGGAGTGATGATGAGCATCGTGTCAACTGCTTCAGATCTTATGCAAGACTTCAAGACGGGTTACTTGACATTGTCGTCTCCACGTTCCATGTTTTTCAGCCAAGTGTATGGAACCGTGCTCGGCTGCATTACATCGCCCCTCATCTTCTGGTTCTTCTACAAGGCATATGACGTTGGTGACCCGGAAGGCTCGTACCCTGCTCCATACGCCTCGATATACCGCGGAATCGCGCTCTTGGGGGTGGAAGGCTTATCTTCGCTTCCCAAGAATTGCTTGACACTCGCTATCTTATTTTTTGTCGCAGCAGTGGTGATCAATATTTTGATTGAGGTCCTGAAGAGTTGTGAAACCAAGTACAAGATTTACAGGTTCATACCGAGCCCAATGTGCATGGCAATCCCGTTCTACTTGGGGGCATATTTCGCCATAGATATGTGTGTTGGGAGTTTGATTCTGTTCATATGGGAGAAGAAGAACAAGAAACACGCGAAAGATTACGCACCGGCTGTTGCTTCCGGATTGATCTGTGGGGATTCACTTTGGGGAGTTCCTGCTGCTATATTGGCTCTGGCAGGGATCAATTCCCCTATTTGCATGAAGTTTTCATCTGGATGAGTCTTTCCTAAAATGCTTTAGCAAAGCCGTAGATTACATCAGATGACATTTGTATTTaataacatatattttaaataatttatttattcggttaagaaaattatttatttcttcTCATTGactttaatttattgaataaattgaCTACGTATctatgttattttataaaaaatctgACGTCTAGAACATATCACCTTTGTTTTCCATGTTATCGTTACACCAacattttttctcaaaattttgacaacttattttcaatattacCTTACTCAAATTACACTATAACCTCTCACTAATTTCtatcaattattattaaattaaaaataaaattaagtatttataaaattaaaaaaaatattatataaattattattatagttttacaaaaaaaatgtgTGTGCATAATTTATTAGTAATTTATAATACTTCTCACAATACTTGCATATAtataactttacttttaaaacCTTTATCTGATTAAATTTCATTTCATGTATTTCATATGCGCCAAGATTCTATTGCAGTGAATTTGAGTACAGAACCTGTAACTTCAATGCGAATTTTAGTTTTCTTAGACTCTGATTCAGACCTCGATTTctgaatatgatttgtagaaTTTTGAGTTGGATGTTTAAGCGCCGTTTAAGCAGCTGATCATTTGAATCACCGAGCtataagatatcattaaaaaACGTATGCTCACCATATTTTCAGCTTTGTTAATTCGCATTTCAACATTCAAAACTTGCAACTTGAACAAGCAACTGCAcaattttgttatcatcaaaatcaagattgttagCATTCTGAAATCCAGCGATCTCAGTATAGTTTGAATTCTCGAATGACAATGTATCTCACGTACGTCCTAAGAGTATAAGTTTATATATACAAAGTTTCCCGAGGAATGATCCTCTACAGTGCATAATATGATGATGTGCACTATAGAACCGTAAGATCATGGACACACTTTTCTTATGGTCTTCTAGGATTGGGTAAAATCTCTTTTCGAGTTGATTGTTCAATCAGAGTGAGTTACTTCAAGTCAAATGAAAATGATACGTACCAAACaagatattattaattaattattatttttcatcttatcatatcatttttttatagttacaatataatttatcattttttgTGATTCAGTCTCATTAACCTAACAATGTAAGGAAGCCAAATTATACATTGGGAAAACAACAATATTAGTAATttatatttgtatttatttgattttgatcaTTTATGTTgtcgaatttcaattttggcTCGTTATCTTTGTTATTTTTGCAATTTTAGTCTTTTTACGACGTGACGTTGATGTAGAACATATGCATCGCCTACGTGACTATGATATGACGATGTGTGTAGTATCACATTAACACTtctaattaaaaatgaataaaattgttaaaaatcgaaaatataTGACTTATATCGAAATTGACAATCTAAAGTGccaaattagaaaaaaaaaagtgtatatatatatatatatatatatatatatatttgtaggGGCTGATGCAATTTGACCTCAATGTATACAAGGGAAAATGGTAATTTCGgtttatattattaaacaatTATCCtctgagtaggtcttttgtgagacggtctcacgaatatttatttgtgatatgtgtcaacactaccgatattcacaataaaaaataacactcttagcataaaaagtaataatttttcatggatgaccaaataaaag
The Primulina tabacum isolate GXHZ01 chromosome 9, ASM2559414v2, whole genome shotgun sequence DNA segment above includes these coding regions:
- the LOC142555396 gene encoding putative metal-nicotianamine transporter YSL7 — protein: MEEGGQDRRDAHSGVEDDGVVAIERAFVDTAIPPWWRQITFRAMATSLLLSIVFNVIVLKLNLTTGIIPSLNVAAGLLGFAMIKTWTVLIEKCGLLKQPFTRQENTVIQTCVVASSGIAFSSGTGSYLLGMSPKIAALADAGNTPINVKPLSLGWMMGFLFVVSFVGLFSIVPLRKVMILKYKLTYPSGTATAYLINSFHTPKGAKLAKKQVWSLFKSFVASFLWACFKWFFAAGDGCGFDSFPTFGLQAFKQRFYFDFSATYVGVGMICPYMVNVSLLIGAILSWGIMWPLIESKKGSWYSADLKASSLHGIQGYRVFLAIAMMLGDGLFHVVYMVLVTVKNFAKQQSDKKSLTDDEADGQTENFDDKRRTEYFLKDQIPNKVAVAGYLILAGISVVLVPVIFHQLKWYHILLAYTIAPILAFCNAYGCGLTDWSLASNYGKLAILIFSSWVGEEHGGVLAGLVSCGVMMSIVSTASDLMQDFKTGYLTLSSPRSMFFSQVYGTVLGCITSPLIFWFFYKAYDVGDPEGSYPAPYASIYRGIALLGVEGLSSLPKNCLTLAILFFVAAVVINILIEVLKSCETKYKIYRFIPSPMCMAIPFYLGAYFAIDMCVGSLILFIWEKKNKKHAKDYAPAVASGLICGDSLWGVPAAILALAGINSPICMKFSSG